One genomic region from Bufo bufo chromosome 3, aBufBuf1.1, whole genome shotgun sequence encodes:
- the LOC120994766 gene encoding lamina-associated polypeptide 2, isoforms alpha/zeta-like → MSTPLTPGSGTEPASNPGTGEKDSASAAKKTRKCGICCKRLSNTGSKPLCKECTASVIKSESSSLIEDIRKVVKEEVQLALTTREPTPPKVPPTQDARSVKSLILDSDSEGLAVSDSESVQKHPASSDEEGEYKRFLFNPEDIDELIRAIRATIQMEMPKTPRSTQQEIFGGLGERKKAVFPVPDSVQKLIRSEWEKPDKGSFIPRGIKRRYPFSQEDCTDWETIPKVDAPVAKVAKHTALPFEDSAQLKDPLDRKAESLLRKTWETTAALLKPGVASTCVARTLNLWLDQLEIHLVNKTPRDQILESLPLLKMATSFLADAAAESVKLSARTAVLSNTARRALWLKAWSGDITSKNKLIALPFHGQYVFGEDLDKILDNATNKKRGFPEERYKQKRQPFRDRFFQPENKKDKGKTGRWSYAKGGRGRSFLFNPNRAEASSSNNKQ, encoded by the exons ATGAGCACCCCCCTCACGCCGGGCTCTGGAAccgagcctgcatcaaaccctgggACA ggagaaaaggattcGGCTTCTGCAGCCAAAAAAACTAGAAAATGTGGTATTTGCTGCAAAAGATTGTCTAACACTGGATCCAAGCCCCTGTGTAAAGAATGTACTGCCAGTGTCATCAAGTCTGAGTCTTCTAGTCTAATTGAAGACATTAGAAAAGTGGTAAAAGAAGAGGTTCAGCTAGCCTTAACTACCAGAGAACCTACTCCTCCCAAAGTTCCCCCCACTCAGGACGCCCGTAGTGTTAAATCACTTATCCTGGATTCCGACTCTGAGGGGCTGGCGGTCTCAGACTCCGAATCTGTCCAAAAACACCCGGCATCTTCAGATGAAGAGGGCGAATATAAGCGCTTCCTGTTCAATCctgaagatattgatgaacttatcAGGGCCATCAGGGCCACCATTCAGATGGAGATGCCTAAAACCCCTAGGTCTACCCAGCAagaaatttttgggggtctaGGTGAAAGGAAGAAGGCCGTTTTTCCAGTCCCTGATAGTGTCCAAAAATTAATTAGGTCTGAATGGGAAAAACcggataaaggatcctttatcccAAGAGGAATTAAGAGGCGCTACCCCTTTAGCCAAGAGGACTGTACGGATTGGGAGACCATTCCCAAAGTAGACGCGCCAGTGGCCAAGGTAGCAAAACATACGGCCCTACCGTTTGAAGACTCAGCACAATTGAAAGATCCTCTAGACAGGAAAGCGGAAAGTCTCTTGCGAAAGACCTGGGAGACTACGGCGGCCCTTCTCAAACCGGGCGTTGCCTCCACATGTGTGGCCAGAACACTGAACCTTTGGCTAGACCAGCTAGAGATACATCTGGTCAATAAGACACCACGGGATCAAATTCTAGAGAGCTTGCCTCTATTAAAGATGGCAACCTCCTTTCTAGCAGACGCAGCTGCTGAATCAGTTAAACTGTCCGCCCGTACAGCTGTTCTCTCAAATACAGCGAGAAGGGCACTATGGCTTAAAGCGTGGTCAGGAGATATcacatctaaaaataaattaatcgcaCTCCCCTTCCACGGTCAGTACGTTTTCGGAGAAGATCTAGATAAAATCCTAGACAACgcgacaaataaaaaaagagggtttccagaggaaagatataaacaaaaaaggcagCCCTTTCGTGACCGATTTTTTCAAcccgaaaataaaaaagataaagggaagactgggaggtggagctatgcgaagggaggcagggggagaagcttcctcttcaacccaaatcgggccgaagcctcctcatccaacaacaaacaatga